In the genome of Bremerella sp. P1, the window CGAGCTACCTTCCGAGCGGTCGAAGGGAACCGCGCTGATGGGCTCAGGCAACTACACCTATCGAGCCGAACTGGTCGGTAAGAAGGGAAGCTTCATGACCTTGGCCAGTGCGACACGGATGATGTGTCACCCGCTACTGACGCAAAGCAACAAGCAGCGATTCGAGCGGACCAGCCTTGAAGTCACCGACATCGAGTTCAGCGGAAACGGCAAAGCAATGACCGTCCGCGGGAAAGTTAAATCGAATGTCGAACCCTTCGCCGTCATCGCCTACAGCGACGCGGAAGGGGGCAATAACTACGACGCTTACCAATGGACTTCCGAAGTCGCCCCGGATGGAACATTCGAGGTCACGCTCGATGTGCACAAGCCGGGCAACAACGCTCTGCGGCTAAGCTTCTGCCATGCTAACGGAGCGACCAACGACGTGAGCTATCCGTTTACAGCCAACAAGCAAGGCGAACCGGATGTCCTGCCGCTGAAAGATGGCCTGGCGATTGCCTCGCTCGAAAAGGAGATGCTCGCCGGCAACATTTCGCAGGCCCGTCAGTTCGCCCAGGAGTACCTGAAAGCGAATCCAAAATCGCAACTGCAACCGATGCTCGAATACGTTCTGGCATTCGACGCCAGCGCGAAGCCAGTCGAACTGAGCGAGATCTCCGAAGGCGACGCGTTTCTCTCCGATGTCGAAGCCATGAGCGCCAAGGTGGGCTACGGCCGTCCAACACGTAATAGCTATTTGCCACTTCGGAGTCGCCAGGACGGTGGTTTCTTTCTCCGACCTGGTGGTCAGTTTCATGCCAAGGGATTTTACGCTCACGCACCGTCCGAGTTCACCTTTGACCTTAACGGCGAGTGGAAGCGATTCACGGCGGTAGCCGGCATGCAAGCAGGTACCCAGCGAGGGGCATCGGCGATCTTTATCGTCAAAGGCGACGGCAAAGAACTGTACCGTTCCGACAAGTTGCGAACGACCAATGTCGAGAACGTAGACATCGACGTCAGCGGCATCAAAAAGTTGGAATTGATCACCGAGACGGGCGAAAACAACATTCGCGGATGCTGGTCGGTCTGGGGTTCGCCCAAGCTCAGCCGCTAATTAGCATTTGCTACGAAGCCGAGCGAAACGGCAAGATCGTGGGCTCGGCTTGTTCTGCGCTAGGTACTTCGACCGTCGGCTTGGCTACGAGATAGTCGCGCTGCGCGGCTTGGAGCCAAAAGCGACCTTTGGCGGAAGTTTCCTTTTGCTTTTCAAGCGGGGTGGCCGTTGCAAAGAAGGAGACTTCGTTCTCGCCGGGCAGGTGTGACTCAGCCCACTTTTCCGCGGCGACCGTCAGGTGATTGAGAACACGCTGCACTTCGACGCGATGAAACTCGACGTCTTCCTTGGAAACCCTACGAGGGATTTCGATGGCCTGTCCCATGATCATGCGGGCTCGGCTGAAAGGGCGGGGGATAGCAAACTTATCCCACGTTCCGAGTCGATAGGGTCGGTCCATCCCAAAGCCCATCGGTATGATCGGCATCTGCAATTTGGAGGCGAGATAGATCGGACCTTGAGCCATTTCACGGCGTGGGCCTCGAGGTCCATCTGGCGTGATCGCCAAGTGCTGGGTACGCGAAACCTTGATCAGTTCCTTCAGCGCGGCGATACTTCCCCAGTTGGAAGAACCACGTACCGTACCAAATCCCATGATTGAAGCCGCATGGGCCAGCCACTCGGCGTCACGATGTCGGCTTAAAAGCATCGACAGGTTGCAGTGCCCACGCAAGGCAAAGGGAATGATGATGTACTCGTGCCAGAAGATGTAGATCCCTCGCCGCGGACAGAAGGGATTCGCCGGATCGTTCTGGGCCTGAACGTACATCGCTCGCACATCGAGCGAACTCATCATCGATTTAACCATCGTCACCAGGGCCGCGCCACCGGTACGGGCAATCCAGGGAGGATGAGTTTTTCGCATGGCTTCCTTGCCTTTTGCAGTGGGTTCAACTTTAGGCGAGTTGCGAATAAAGCGGCACGCCGTCAGGGATTGGCCAGATCCCACTGAATACTTCTTCGGCTGGACCCGTCATATAAACGTGATTGTCGGACTCGTTCCAGTGCAGTTCCAAATCACCACCCAGGAGATGATTCAGGATCCGTCGCTCTAACTTGCCGGTCAGTACGCCAGCGACACATACGGCACTAGCGCCGGTGCCACAGGCCAGCGTTTCACCACTGCCACGTTCCCAAGTACGCTGACGCACTTCGGTGGGACTGATGATCTCGATGAACTCGACGTTGACCCGAGCAGGGAACTGGGCCGCTTTCTCGATCTGCGGACCGATCTTCAAGACCAAGTCGTCATCGGCTTTATCAACGAAGATGACGCAGTGCGGATTGCCCATCGAAACGCACGTTACTTCAAATTCGCGTCCGCCGGCTTCCAGACGTTGATTGACGACCGGGCTTTCACCGAAGGTTGTGGGAATCTTCGAGGCGTCGAGGATTGGCTCGCCCATGTTCACGGTGACACGCTTGGCCAAATCGCCGTCGGTTTCCAACTGCACCGAAAGCACACCAGCCCCCGTTTCCAGCGATAGCTGGTCCTTTTTCGCGATGCCATGGTCGTAGACGTACTTAGCGACGCAGCGAAGCCCGTTGCCACACATTTCGGCTTCCGAGCCGTCTGCATTGAACATCCGCATCCGGGCATCAGCGACTTCGGACGGCGTGATCAAGATCAGGCCATCGCCCCCAATTCCGAAATGACGATCCGAAACCAAAGGAGCCAGCTTTTCGGGCGGGGCCGGAAGCTGTTCTTCAAACAAATTGACATACACGTAGTCGTTTCCGGCTCCGTGCATCTTGGTAAAACGCAGTTGCGACATCAGGTTCCCAGGCAGCAGTGCAAAGTGATCGATGCAGTGAAGTCCTTATCCTACCGTGAAGAGGCCTGAAACGTTAAGACCGTTCGCCCTTGGTGGCAAATTCGCAAGGCATTATTTCCGCCCCAGAATGGGACCGGATCATGAAGAGTCGATGGCAGCCAGGATACTCTCCACCCACCATCGCAAGCAGCTAAGTCGTTACCTGTTAAACACATAGCATCCCCCCAAAGGCTTTCCGCTGAGGGGCAACAAGAGAAGAAGCTTCAGCCGCTCAGGTCGATCTCTCGCCCGGTGATGCCGGTGGGATCTTTTTGCTGGCTCGCATCGTAGGTAGCGTCGCCTTCGAGTTCGGCTTCCGGTTCATCGGATTCGTGGCCGGGGCGTTCCCAGGCACGACGTCCGTCGGCGTCTCTATCAGACGTTTTTTCGCTTTCTTCCGGGTCACCGATGCCGGCAGCTTTCTCAGCCTTCTCGGTCGATTCGACCACTCGAGCATGACTGCTGGTTGCCTGTTGAGCTCCGGAGACGTCCGAGGAATTGCGCTGGGCTAGATTGGTAGCCGCAACGGAACTGGCTATCGAAGCCCCCATCGGTCCTACGCTCATAACTTCGACCCTCGTAGTGCCCCAGGCGATGCGGGTAGAAATAGCCCGCCGGCACGGCCTTCGACGATGAAGGGAGTGCTCTAAGGTGAACCCTTGGTCAGGCTCACCATCAAGTCAAACGGCTACGGATGCATGAAGGCGTATCGAGGTGATTTCCGCGTGAAAAATGCTTCTATCTGATATCATCGTCACGTCTTCCCCCCATCTTAAGGAGACTTCTGAGGGGACATTCATGCTAGCGAGGAATGGAGTTTCCTCGACGAATGACCGCCGGCGAGTCCGACGCAGGAGGCGCGCCGATAGGAAGACGTACGGCTCTCGCAGGAAAAAGTTGCTCCAAAGTTTCGTTGACCATGGGGAAAATCTCCTGCTCAGTCGTCGGATTATCGACCGAACCACCCACATGGATCACCATTAAATTGCGGCTGGCCTGACCAATCATCTGGCGGACAACCGGCACGTCGAATGTCTGATTCCCAAACTCGGTGTAGAACCGCATGCTGATCTGGCCATCCAGATTGGCTTCGCCGTTGCCCTTGAGCGCCAACGTCTGGCCAGAAAGCTGCATGTCATCCAGATAGACATAGTTGCCAGCGACGCGGTACTTGATATCCGCGGAGTTGAACGCATTGGTATCCGGAAATCGAGCGTTGAGAACGTTTAGCATGGCAACGGCCAGCGGCAGCTGATACATGTTCGCATCGCGCAACTGCAACGCCCCGGTACCATCCCAGGTATGCGTTCCTTCCAAGGTACCTGCCAGGCTGATATTGCCATAAAGTCGCCCAGACGTCTGGCCACGGTTTTGCTGTCCCAGGTCAATGAGCATCTGGCCGACCGTACCATTGACCAGCGTAATATCTGTTTGAAACGGCTGCGCGCCGGCTAACTGCATCCGACTGTCAATCGAGATCACACCACCGAAGGTATTCGCCGTGACATGCCGAGGTGGCTGACTTTCGGTTCGTGGCACATGACGCCCGGTAAGAAACTGCGTTTCATCAATCCAGAATGGTCCCCGAACATTCGACAGAGGAATGCCGTTAGACGTGACGCTGTCTAAATGAAACTCACCGAACGATCGGGCCCCCGTCTCATCGGACTGCCCTTCGAAGCGGATCGCTCCATAAATGTTGCTGATGATGGCTCCGCGCCGAATCTGACCACCGGCCATGTGCACGGTCATATCCCAGTTCATCTGAACCGCGCGGCCTGGGTTGGGATTGGAAAGCACGACCACGCCGTCGGCGTGAAAGAGTGGACCGATCTGTAGTTGCTGCAGCGACTTCTCCAGCTTCTCAGGCACGGCCAACAGTAGGTCACGATCGACCACGATGTTTTCAATTCGCAGACCTTCAAACCGAACCTGCCAACGGCGGTCTTCGGGAAAGTAGCAGCTTCCTTGCGTCGAAACGCGAACGTCACCGTGTCGCGCAGTCAACTGATTGAGTGTGATCTGTCCGTTACGAAACTCGACAGTACCGACCACTTCGTCCAGCACATAAGGAAACCCGACCGGCTCGACCGAGATCGCGCGACCCGAGAGATTCCGACTGCGTTCCCACTTCTGAGCAGTTACCCACAGATCGCAATCACCTTCCTGGTTGGGCCAATGCAACTGGACATCCATGTGATCGATCGAACCGCGAGGACGCAGTTGATCCCAACCTTCCTGTGCCGAGCCTGGAATCGCCGCTTTGAGTTCGTCATCCAGGGGAACGTCTTTACAAGCAAACGTTACATTCAGATCACCACGCTTGTCTCCTGGAACCTCTTGCCAAGTGCCGCGACAAGTGACGTGCCCACTGTCGTTGTAGCCTTGAAGCTGCTCAATGGTGACAAGGCCATCTTTCCAAACAATGTGGCCGTTGATCTTGGAAATGGGGTAGGGAAACTTCTCATATTTGACCGAGGCATCGATGATTTCCATCCGCAGTGACTTGTCCGGTTTTCTTTCCGGCTGGCTATGCGTGACGATCGTGAAATCAACGTTCGCCGCGCCTTGCAGATGAAAGTCACGTGCCACATTGCAGACATCTTCTTGAGCCACATGCAACGCATGCTCGAACGTCGAATCCCAATGGATCGGATCAAGCGATCGGACGCGAACCGGTCCGCTGCTGTTGGGTCCAGGGTCCATCACGCTTCCGACAATCGCGATCCGCGACTTGCCGGCGTGGGCGAGCAGATCGATGTTCAGCAACCGATCCTTGAAGTCGATCTTGCCCCGAGCATCGGTTACCGGATAGGGAAATTCCTCGAAGACAAAATTCGTTCCGCGGCAATTGGCGTGAATCTCCGGTACCCATTTCAGTCCGTTGAAATCAAGCTTCACAGAAGCATCAAGGGTGCCTGAAGGCTGGTAGCGGCCCCAACTTCGCTGCATACCACTGGGCAGCATGGTGGCCAGGCCTTGATGGAGCGTAATATTCTTGAGCGTCGCCGAAACATGGACCGGGCTGTTTGCCTGCCATCCGTTTCTCGAGAGTGATGCACTGACCGAACCGTTCTCGTAGTACGCAATCAGCTTCTCCACGCGAATACCTGGGGGCGATGCAATGACACGGCCCTGGATTCGCTCGACGGTGCCAGGAATTCGTGGATCACTCCAAGTTCCTTCACGCACATCGACCGTCGCCAGGTAGTTGGTCAGGCCAGACGAATTGCCAGAAACCTGAAACGCAGCATCCGCCGTGGCTTCGAGATGCACGAGGTCCTTGATGTGCGATTTCCACTCGCCAGGACAGAGTCCCCACAGGTGATCATCGATCCGGAGGTTGGCGATATTGCCCTGGGCGGCGAATGTCTTAGCCGTTTCGTCAATCAACCCTGTTACCGTGGCCGACTCCCAGTTCTGACAATTGAGGGTCGCCTTGATCCGCTTCTGGGTACGTGTTTGTCCGGCGTACTCACCCATGCCGGGCGCGACTTCGGTTTTGATTTGAAAGTCAACGTTGTCCAGGATTCGTCGGACGTTGCCCCCGCGACGGTCGGCCAGCAATAGGGACGCATCAAACACTTCAATCGCCGGATTGTCGTCTCCCCATTTGGGCATCGGGAAAAGATGCTTCAAGTTGGTACTTCCATCGGTATCGATGGTTGCCGTCAACCTGGGACGTCTTGCC includes:
- a CDS encoding NPCBM/NEW2 domain-containing protein; the encoded protein is MLKYVLAFCLILTAGGVCQADQSSVAKSLQARVRAFHQDAPKEDLKLRVVYFYPADRHPQANYRARVNRMVLDIKDFYDTEFARIGLTNSPLPVEMDGDEVKIHMVQGAENHDGYGYDGSYGRKILREIGHQLRGKVDPDREFLLILCALCDKQEDGRYKIYSPYYGLGGANQVRGICFAADCEMLDTLNLTKKDEVFRYNEHNRDQQRSLADFNTVFIGGMAHELGHGLSLPHNRELPSERSKGTALMGSGNYTYRAELVGKKGSFMTLASATRMMCHPLLTQSNKQRFERTSLEVTDIEFSGNGKAMTVRGKVKSNVEPFAVIAYSDAEGGNNYDAYQWTSEVAPDGTFEVTLDVHKPGNNALRLSFCHANGATNDVSYPFTANKQGEPDVLPLKDGLAIASLEKEMLAGNISQARQFAQEYLKANPKSQLQPMLEYVLAFDASAKPVELSEISEGDAFLSDVEAMSAKVGYGRPTRNSYLPLRSRQDGGFFLRPGGQFHAKGFYAHAPSEFTFDLNGEWKRFTAVAGMQAGTQRGASAIFIVKGDGKELYRSDKLRTTNVENVDIDVSGIKKLELITETGENNIRGCWSVWGSPKLSR
- a CDS encoding lysophospholipid acyltransferase family protein; translated protein: MRKTHPPWIARTGGAALVTMVKSMMSSLDVRAMYVQAQNDPANPFCPRRGIYIFWHEYIIIPFALRGHCNLSMLLSRHRDAEWLAHAASIMGFGTVRGSSNWGSIAALKELIKVSRTQHLAITPDGPRGPRREMAQGPIYLASKLQMPIIPMGFGMDRPYRLGTWDKFAIPRPFSRARMIMGQAIEIPRRVSKEDVEFHRVEVQRVLNHLTVAAEKWAESHLPGENEVSFFATATPLEKQKETSAKGRFWLQAAQRDYLVAKPTVEVPSAEQAEPTILPFRSAS
- the dapF gene encoding diaminopimelate epimerase is translated as MSQLRFTKMHGAGNDYVYVNLFEEQLPAPPEKLAPLVSDRHFGIGGDGLILITPSEVADARMRMFNADGSEAEMCGNGLRCVAKYVYDHGIAKKDQLSLETGAGVLSVQLETDGDLAKRVTVNMGEPILDASKIPTTFGESPVVNQRLEAGGREFEVTCVSMGNPHCVIFVDKADDDLVLKIGPQIEKAAQFPARVNVEFIEIISPTEVRQRTWERGSGETLACGTGASAVCVAGVLTGKLERRILNHLLGGDLELHWNESDNHVYMTGPAEEVFSGIWPIPDGVPLYSQLA